In Halobacterium sp. R2-5, the following are encoded in one genomic region:
- a CDS encoding V-type ATP synthase subunit I — translation MLRPERMSKVSVTGSKRVMSDVIETIHDLNLVHLSDYDGDIEGFENGNPMEGADEASEKLVTVRSLESTLDVDEEDAGPTRIVTEDALETELEEIRVQVNDLDDRRGELEDELREVDERIDAVAPFADLGIDLDLLGGYDSLQVAVGEGDADDVREALRTEEAIESYEVFEGENTAAAFAYPRHDDPDALDDALVGVEFARLEVPDAEASPEQYVQELRHERDTVESKLDSVENELEDLRVEHAGFLLAAEEKLSIDVQKTEVPLQFATTERAFVAEGWIPSDEYAEFVEAVQDAVGDHAAVEELERADYEPSGHGHHAPVEGGQEVDDSEVAADGGTASEFDEDDSPPVIQDNPGAARPFEALTEVINRPKYTELDPTIVLFLTFPAFYGFMIGDLGYGILYAALGFWLYRGFDSEMISKLGGVAMWAGGFTALFGVLYGEIFGLHLITEYVWSGVFGLADAPLKKGLHVGAFAELWLAASLLFGIAHLAIGYVFGLVNETRSHGVKTAVTESGGPLLLMAGVGAWLFSTHMQSGGGPRPELLYRALELPPVVGIAGLALALLGLVLVTIGEGAAGFLESPTYALVNTVSYTRIAAVLLAKAGMAYVVNLLVFGAYEVDLTTEAAQAHGYEPYTADYLFGLFPTEIQHETHFMLFSGPGSHQAEYYSVVFDGLIHMGWGGVLAGVVVLVLGHMLVLGLGVTSAGLQALRLEYVEFFNKFYEGGGEKYNPFGYQRNYTTED, via the coding sequence ATGCTCAGACCTGAGCGAATGAGCAAGGTCTCGGTGACGGGCTCGAAGCGCGTGATGAGCGACGTCATCGAGACGATTCACGACCTGAATCTCGTCCACCTCTCCGACTACGACGGCGACATCGAGGGGTTCGAGAACGGGAACCCGATGGAGGGCGCGGACGAGGCCTCCGAGAAGCTCGTCACGGTGCGCTCGCTCGAATCGACGCTCGACGTCGACGAGGAGGACGCCGGTCCGACGCGCATCGTCACCGAGGACGCCCTCGAGACGGAACTCGAGGAGATCCGCGTGCAGGTCAACGACCTCGACGACCGCCGCGGCGAGCTCGAGGACGAGCTCCGCGAGGTCGACGAGCGAATCGACGCGGTCGCGCCGTTCGCGGACCTCGGCATCGACCTCGACCTGCTCGGCGGCTACGACAGCCTGCAGGTCGCAGTCGGTGAGGGCGACGCGGACGACGTCCGCGAGGCGCTCCGGACCGAGGAGGCCATCGAGTCCTACGAGGTCTTCGAGGGCGAGAACACGGCCGCGGCGTTCGCGTACCCGCGCCACGACGACCCGGACGCGCTCGACGACGCGCTCGTCGGCGTGGAGTTCGCGCGACTGGAAGTGCCGGACGCGGAGGCGAGTCCGGAGCAGTACGTCCAGGAACTCCGCCACGAACGCGACACCGTCGAGTCGAAGCTCGACAGCGTCGAGAACGAGCTCGAAGACCTCCGCGTGGAGCACGCGGGCTTCCTGCTGGCCGCCGAGGAGAAACTCTCCATCGACGTCCAGAAGACGGAGGTCCCGCTGCAGTTCGCGACCACCGAACGCGCGTTCGTCGCCGAGGGGTGGATTCCCAGCGACGAGTACGCGGAGTTCGTCGAGGCCGTCCAGGACGCCGTCGGCGACCACGCGGCCGTCGAGGAACTGGAGCGCGCCGACTACGAGCCGTCCGGTCACGGGCACCACGCGCCCGTCGAGGGCGGTCAAGAGGTCGACGACAGCGAAGTCGCCGCGGACGGCGGCACGGCCTCCGAGTTCGACGAGGACGACAGCCCACCGGTCATCCAGGACAACCCCGGCGCAGCGCGGCCGTTCGAGGCGCTGACCGAGGTCATCAACCGGCCGAAGTACACGGAGCTCGACCCGACCATCGTGCTGTTCCTGACGTTCCCCGCGTTCTACGGGTTCATGATCGGGGACCTCGGGTACGGCATCCTGTACGCCGCGCTCGGCTTCTGGCTGTACCGCGGGTTCGACAGCGAGATGATCTCGAAGCTCGGCGGCGTCGCGATGTGGGCCGGCGGATTCACGGCCCTGTTCGGCGTGCTGTACGGCGAGATCTTCGGTCTCCACCTCATCACGGAGTACGTGTGGAGCGGCGTGTTCGGCCTCGCCGACGCGCCCCTGAAGAAGGGCCTGCACGTTGGCGCGTTCGCCGAACTCTGGCTCGCGGCGAGCCTGCTGTTCGGCATCGCGCACCTCGCCATCGGCTACGTGTTCGGGCTCGTCAACGAGACGCGCTCGCACGGCGTCAAGACCGCCGTCACGGAGAGCGGCGGCCCGCTCCTGCTGATGGCAGGTGTCGGCGCGTGGCTGTTCAGCACGCACATGCAGTCCGGCGGCGGTCCGCGCCCCGAACTGCTGTACCGCGCGCTCGAGCTCCCGCCCGTCGTGGGCATCGCGGGGCTCGCGCTCGCGCTGCTCGGCCTCGTACTCGTGACGATCGGCGAGGGCGCCGCAGGGTTCCTCGAGAGCCCGACGTACGCGCTCGTCAACACCGTCTCCTACACGCGTATCGCCGCGGTCCTGCTCGCGAAGGCGGGGATGGCGTACGTCGTGAACCTGCTGGTGTTCGGCGCGTACGAAGTCGACCTGACGACCGAGGCGGCTCAGGCCCACGGGTACGAGCCGTACACCGCGGACTACCTGTTCGGGCTGTTCCCGACAGAGATCCAGCACGAGACCCACTTCATGCTGTTCAGTGGGCCGGGGAGCCACCAGGCCGAGTACTACTCGGTCGTGTTCGACGGCCTCATCCACATGGGCTGGGGCGGCGTGCTCGCTGGCGTGGTCGTGCTCGTGCTCGGCCACATGCTCGTGCTCGGACTCGGCGTCACATCCGCCGGCTTACAGGCTCTACGCCTGGAATACGTCGAGTTCTTTAACAAGTTTTATGAAGGCGGTGGCGAGAAGTACAACCCGTTCGGTTACCAGCGAAACTACACCACTGAGGACTAA
- the ahaH gene encoding ATP synthase archaeal subunit H, with amino-acid sequence MPRPEVLEDIKSAESDADDIVAEAEEDREQRLSEARQRADEIRSEAEEEARELKEQKHEEAREDIEAERDRILEEGEAEREELEALAAEHEDEAVAFAVERFEEAVHAQT; translated from the coding sequence ATGCCAAGGCCAGAGGTTCTTGAAGACATCAAATCGGCTGAATCGGACGCCGACGACATCGTGGCCGAGGCGGAGGAGGACCGGGAGCAACGGTTGTCCGAAGCCCGCCAGCGGGCCGATGAAATCCGCAGCGAGGCGGAAGAGGAGGCCCGCGAGCTGAAAGAACAGAAGCACGAAGAGGCACGCGAAGACATCGAGGCGGAGCGCGACCGCATCCTCGAGGAGGGCGAAGCCGAGCGCGAAGAGCTCGAAGCCCTCGCCGCCGAACACGAGGACGAGGCGGTCGCCTTCGCCGTCGAACGGTTCGAGGAGGCGGTACATGCTCAGACCTGA
- a CDS encoding methyltransferase domain-containing protein, translated as MGVLEDKARARTFYKYLSKVYDRVNPFVWNEEMRDEALEMLDVDAGDRVLDVGCGTGFGTEGLLRYTDDVYGLDQSPHQLAKAREKLGRHDPVAFHYGDAERLPFRDDSFDAVWSSGSIEYWPNPVEGLREIRRVLKPGEWTVVVGPDYPNSTVFQKVADAIMLFYDEAEADRMFAEAGFVDVEHRVLQAKPGSPRAIVTLARAPEDGELAED; from the coding sequence ATGGGAGTCCTCGAAGACAAGGCGCGGGCCCGCACTTTCTACAAGTACCTCTCGAAGGTGTACGACCGCGTCAACCCGTTCGTGTGGAACGAGGAGATGCGCGACGAGGCCCTCGAAATGCTCGACGTCGACGCCGGCGACCGCGTCCTCGACGTGGGCTGTGGCACCGGCTTCGGGACGGAGGGACTGCTCCGGTACACCGACGACGTCTACGGGCTCGACCAGAGCCCCCACCAGCTCGCGAAGGCCCGCGAGAAGCTCGGCCGACACGACCCGGTGGCGTTCCACTACGGGGACGCCGAGCGGCTCCCGTTCAGGGACGACAGCTTCGACGCGGTCTGGTCGTCGGGCTCCATCGAGTACTGGCCGAACCCCGTGGAGGGCCTGCGGGAGATTCGGCGCGTCCTGAAGCCCGGCGAGTGGACCGTCGTCGTCGGCCCGGACTACCCGAACTCGACGGTGTTCCAGAAGGTCGCGGACGCCATCATGCTGTTCTACGACGAGGCCGAAGCCGACCGGATGTTCGCGGAGGCCGGCTTCGTGGACGTCGAGCACCGCGTGCTGCAGGCGAAGCCGGGGAGCCCGCGCGCTATCGTGACGCTCGCGAGAGCGCCCGAGGACGGCGAGCTCGCCGAGGACTGA
- a CDS encoding type IV pilin → MARGYAPVAVVLLLAITVVAAAAVAAGLPALPGESPPQRAVGVDASADGRVTITLLSGEPIDVRQASVRLSVDGEPLARQPPVPFFAARGFHGGPTGPFNVAADPTWTVGEAASLRVAATNEPAIRAGETLRVEVRVDRHVVAVTETAVEKAS, encoded by the coding sequence GTGGCTCGCGGCTACGCGCCCGTCGCCGTCGTGTTGCTGCTCGCGATCACCGTCGTCGCAGCCGCAGCCGTCGCCGCCGGCCTCCCCGCGCTCCCGGGCGAGTCGCCGCCCCAGCGTGCCGTCGGCGTCGACGCCTCGGCCGACGGTCGCGTCACAATCACGCTGCTGTCCGGCGAACCGATCGACGTTCGGCAGGCGAGCGTGCGGCTCTCCGTCGACGGTGAGCCACTGGCTCGCCAGCCGCCCGTGCCGTTCTTCGCGGCGCGCGGATTCCACGGCGGCCCGACCGGCCCGTTCAACGTCGCCGCGGACCCGACGTGGACGGTCGGCGAGGCCGCGTCGCTGCGCGTCGCGGCGACGAACGAGCCCGCGATTCGCGCAGGCGAGACGCTACGCGTGGAGGTACGCGTCGACCGCCACGTGGTCGCCGTCACCGAGACGGCCGTCGAGAAGGCGTCGTGA
- a CDS encoding electron transfer flavoprotein subunit beta/FixA family protein, protein MKVLVTVKEVATVEDDFEISGTEIEETYLDYDLNEWDDYAVEEGVQLAEAGDDVEVVAVTIGPERSEETIRMALAKGADRAVRVWDDAIDDVELLDVETKAELLAAVVEDEDPDVVLSGVQANDDSFGATGVALAETLGFEWAAVVNALDTEKVLDEGVASVRRELEGGVEELTDVELPAVLAIQTGINEPRYASLRGIRQAQSKEIDVQSLDDLALGADDVASDLDVTAMYEPETESDAQYLEGDAGEQASALAEVLREKGVVGE, encoded by the coding sequence ATGAAAGTTCTCGTCACCGTCAAGGAGGTCGCGACCGTCGAGGACGACTTCGAGATTTCCGGCACGGAGATCGAGGAGACGTACCTCGACTACGACCTCAACGAGTGGGACGACTACGCCGTCGAGGAGGGCGTCCAGCTCGCGGAAGCGGGCGACGACGTCGAGGTCGTCGCGGTCACCATCGGCCCCGAGCGCAGCGAGGAGACCATCCGGATGGCGCTCGCGAAGGGCGCCGACCGCGCGGTCCGGGTCTGGGACGACGCCATCGACGACGTCGAACTGCTCGACGTCGAGACGAAGGCCGAGCTGCTCGCCGCGGTCGTCGAGGACGAGGACCCGGACGTCGTGCTCTCGGGCGTCCAGGCGAACGACGACAGCTTCGGCGCAACCGGCGTCGCGCTCGCGGAGACGCTCGGCTTCGAGTGGGCGGCCGTCGTGAACGCCCTCGACACCGAGAAAGTGCTCGACGAGGGCGTCGCGTCCGTGCGCCGCGAGCTAGAAGGCGGCGTCGAGGAGCTCACTGACGTCGAGCTCCCCGCGGTGCTCGCCATCCAGACCGGCATCAACGAGCCGCGGTACGCCAGCCTGCGGGGCATCCGGCAGGCGCAGTCGAAGGAGATCGACGTCCAGAGCCTCGACGACCTCGCGCTCGGCGCCGACGACGTCGCCAGCGACCTCGACGTCACGGCGATGTACGAGCCGGAGACGGAGAGCGACGCCCAGTACCTCGAAGGCGACGCCGGCGAGCAGGCGTCCGCGCTGGCTGAAGTGCTCCGCGAGAAGGGGGTGGTCGGCGAATGA
- a CDS encoding electron transfer flavoprotein subunit alpha/FixB family protein has translation MSDVLVVADHRRGDLRDVSFELLTAGRELADAADGDLHAAVVSGNVEEFAEELNREGVDQVHTVDYGEEFNHDVYTQAVVALAEELDPEFVVTPNSVNGLDYAPAVATRLGRPYVSDATGLDYADGTLEVTREMYGSKVETTVDVAEGPFVVTTRGGEWPPVEGSGDAEISAFDVDVDEDAVRSTVKGFEEVGGGDVDIGEADFLVSIGRGIEEEENLALVEELVDATGATLSSSRPIVDNGWLPKNRQVGQSGKQVTPDVYLAIGISGAVQHVAGMKGADTIIAVNNDPNAPIFDIADYGVVGDLFDVVPALIEEFGGEPPSV, from the coding sequence ATGAGCGACGTACTCGTCGTCGCCGACCACCGCCGCGGGGACCTGCGCGACGTGAGCTTCGAGCTGCTGACCGCGGGCCGCGAGCTCGCGGACGCCGCGGACGGCGACCTCCACGCGGCCGTCGTGTCGGGGAACGTCGAGGAGTTCGCCGAGGAGCTGAACCGGGAGGGCGTCGACCAGGTCCACACGGTCGACTACGGTGAGGAGTTCAACCACGACGTCTACACGCAGGCGGTCGTCGCGCTCGCCGAGGAGCTCGACCCCGAGTTCGTCGTGACGCCGAACAGCGTCAACGGCCTCGACTACGCGCCCGCGGTCGCGACCCGGCTCGGCCGCCCGTACGTCTCGGACGCCACCGGCCTCGACTACGCCGACGGGACGCTCGAAGTCACCCGCGAGATGTACGGCTCGAAGGTCGAGACCACCGTCGACGTCGCCGAGGGCCCGTTCGTGGTGACCACCCGCGGCGGCGAGTGGCCGCCCGTCGAGGGCTCCGGCGACGCCGAAATCTCGGCGTTCGACGTGGACGTCGACGAGGACGCCGTCCGGTCGACCGTGAAGGGCTTCGAGGAGGTCGGCGGCGGTGACGTCGACATCGGCGAGGCCGACTTCCTCGTCTCCATCGGCCGGGGCATCGAGGAGGAGGAGAACCTCGCGCTCGTCGAGGAGCTCGTCGACGCCACCGGCGCGACGCTGTCCTCGTCCCGCCCCATCGTGGACAACGGCTGGCTGCCAAAGAACCGGCAGGTCGGCCAGTCCGGCAAGCAGGTCACGCCGGACGTCTACCTCGCGATCGGTATCTCCGGCGCCGTCCAGCACGTCGCCGGGATGAAGGGCGCGGACACCATCATCGCGGTCAACAACGACCCGAACGCGCCCATCTTCGACATCGCGGACTACGGCGTCGTCGGCGACCTCTTCGACGTCGTGCCCGCGCTCATCGAGGAGTTCGGCGGCGAACCGCCGAGCGTCTGA
- a CDS encoding acyl-CoA thioesterase/bile acid-CoA:amino acid N-acyltransferase family protein codes for MTEDRQSATSASTTGQPLAIDAPDVSPNDEPVTVRITGAEAGEEVTLTAALEDADGVEFSSQATFTADENGVVDCTEHAPDAGSYHGVEPMGWLWSMTSDADAPFARFGDLRRVDIALRAATDDAEAARTITRVLHDDVEARPVECDGLVGTLYLPPGDGPYPGVIELHGSGGRRGDGTAKRLASEGYAALALTYFGEKYDGLPDELERIPLSYAGDAADWLRAQSEVEDGRVGLVGASRGAEFALLLAAHCDWVGAVVSYAGSVPWDTPSGEPAWTRDGDPVPHLTAEEAPRFEDLDEHPIADVVPPVENADGPVLLLSGGDDTVWNSRRLSEAVADRLRERGFSHDFEHRTYDDCGHLVGTPYAPLRGIDETDRAGGTARGTARAGENAWPAVLDTLETGLKNER; via the coding sequence ATGACAGAAGACAGACAGTCAGCGACGAGTGCGTCCACGACCGGCCAACCGCTCGCAATCGACGCCCCCGACGTCAGCCCGAACGACGAACCCGTCACCGTCCGCATCACGGGCGCAGAGGCGGGCGAGGAAGTGACGCTCACGGCAGCGCTCGAAGACGCCGACGGCGTCGAATTCTCCTCGCAGGCGACGTTCACCGCCGACGAGAACGGCGTCGTCGACTGCACCGAGCACGCGCCCGACGCCGGGAGCTACCACGGCGTCGAACCGATGGGCTGGCTGTGGTCGATGACCAGCGACGCCGACGCGCCGTTCGCGCGGTTCGGCGACCTCCGGCGCGTCGACATCGCGCTCCGCGCAGCCACCGACGACGCGGAAGCTGCCCGTACAATCACCCGTGTCCTTCACGACGACGTCGAGGCCCGACCCGTCGAGTGCGACGGCCTCGTCGGCACGCTCTATCTCCCTCCGGGCGACGGACCCTACCCTGGCGTGATAGAGCTCCACGGCTCCGGCGGCCGCCGCGGCGACGGCACCGCGAAACGGCTCGCCAGCGAGGGGTACGCCGCGCTCGCGCTCACGTACTTCGGCGAGAAATACGACGGGCTACCGGACGAACTCGAACGCATCCCGCTGTCGTACGCCGGCGACGCCGCCGACTGGCTGCGCGCCCAATCCGAGGTCGAAGACGGTCGCGTCGGCCTCGTCGGCGCCTCGCGCGGCGCCGAGTTCGCGCTCCTGCTCGCCGCTCACTGCGACTGGGTCGGCGCCGTCGTCTCCTACGCCGGCAGCGTCCCCTGGGACACGCCCAGCGGCGAACCCGCGTGGACGCGCGACGGCGACCCCGTCCCCCACCTCACCGCCGAGGAAGCGCCACGATTCGAGGACCTCGACGAGCACCCCATTGCGGACGTCGTCCCGCCCGTCGAAAACGCCGACGGCCCAGTTCTCCTGCTCTCCGGCGGCGACGACACCGTCTGGAACTCGCGACGCCTCTCCGAGGCCGTCGCCGACCGGCTCCGTGAACGCGGCTTCTCCCACGACTTCGAGCACCGCACCTACGACGACTGTGGGCACCTCGTCGGCACACCGTACGCGCCCCTCCGTGGCATCGACGAGACCGACCGCGCCGGCGGCACCGCACGCGGCACCGCCCGCGCCGGCGAGAACGCGTGGCCGGCAGTGCTGGATACGCTCGAAACTGGGCTGAAAAACGAGAGGTGA
- a CDS encoding polyprenyl synthetase family protein — protein sequence MEYVEARRAAIEQRLAETVAAVEPSELSDELEHVVLAGGKRVRPTLTVLVCEAAGGDSEDAMDFAVGVELVHNASLVVDDIIDQSALRRGKTSAWAEFDHGPALVASNGLLGEAFALFSRDPRAMECVTDALVELGEGEAIELVDRPGTEAEYMELARRKTGALFRAAAELGAVAADADGRSIEALGEYAERVGVAFQIRDDVLDATAASEDLGKPAGIDEEMDRPSIVRVTDRSPAELNALAERESERAMDALDSLDLPAGEAYDYLEYLAEFVVSREA from the coding sequence ATGGAGTACGTGGAGGCGCGCCGCGCCGCCATCGAACAGCGGCTCGCGGAGACCGTCGCGGCCGTCGAGCCGTCGGAGCTCAGCGACGAACTCGAACACGTCGTGCTCGCGGGCGGCAAGCGCGTGCGACCGACGCTCACCGTGCTCGTCTGTGAGGCGGCGGGCGGCGACAGCGAGGACGCCATGGACTTCGCGGTCGGCGTCGAGCTCGTCCACAACGCCTCCCTCGTCGTCGACGACATCATCGACCAGTCCGCGCTCCGCCGCGGGAAGACCAGCGCGTGGGCGGAGTTCGACCACGGTCCCGCCCTCGTCGCGTCGAACGGTCTGCTCGGCGAGGCGTTCGCGCTGTTCTCCCGTGACCCCCGCGCGATGGAGTGCGTGACCGACGCGCTCGTCGAACTCGGCGAGGGCGAGGCCATCGAGCTCGTCGACCGGCCGGGGACCGAGGCGGAGTACATGGAGCTCGCGCGCCGGAAGACGGGTGCGCTGTTCCGCGCCGCGGCGGAGCTCGGCGCGGTCGCCGCGGACGCCGACGGCCGCTCGATAGAGGCGCTCGGGGAGTACGCCGAGCGCGTCGGCGTCGCGTTCCAGATCCGGGACGACGTCCTCGACGCCACCGCCGCCAGCGAGGACCTCGGGAAACCCGCGGGCATCGACGAGGAGATGGACCGCCCGAGCATCGTCCGCGTGACGGACCGCTCGCCCGCGGAGCTGAACGCGCTCGCCGAGCGCGAGAGCGAGCGCGCGATGGACGCCCTCGACAGCCTCGACCTGCCCGCCGGAGAAGCCTACGACTACCTGGAGTACCTCGCGGAGTTCGTCGTCTCCCGGGAGGCTTAG
- a CDS encoding DUF373 family protein → MLLVLCVDLDDDLGRKTGVPTPVVGRNEVEHAAVSLAEADPEDSDVNVLFEGVHLYDQYSPDEEVVVAAVTGLERGDVAANRKVGREVDEVLASIQTDDPVRAVVVTDGAQDESVVPVIRSRVPIDAVKRVVVRQAQDLESMYYTLKQVMNDPETRGTILVPLGILLLIYPLAVLADFLGLPGAVLGVSSAAVGLYALFRGLGLETVVDEAVDRVRSGLYTGRVTLITYVVAAALLVIGGVEGMNELAAVRENTAGSLAPSTIVAALTYGAVRWFAAAGLTTSLGQVTDEYLADRFRWRYLNAPFYVLSIAAVLHMLSAFFLGYVTLTELAAVLTAGTLVSVLSTLTFAVVESWRAKRRGDADAA, encoded by the coding sequence ATGCTGCTCGTGCTGTGCGTGGACCTCGACGACGACCTCGGGCGCAAGACCGGCGTGCCGACGCCGGTGGTCGGTCGCAACGAGGTCGAGCACGCCGCGGTGTCGCTGGCGGAGGCCGACCCGGAGGACAGCGACGTGAACGTCCTCTTCGAGGGCGTCCACCTCTACGACCAGTACAGCCCCGACGAGGAAGTCGTCGTCGCGGCCGTCACGGGCCTCGAACGCGGGGACGTCGCCGCCAACCGGAAGGTCGGCCGGGAGGTCGACGAGGTGCTGGCGAGCATCCAGACCGACGACCCCGTGCGGGCGGTCGTCGTCACGGACGGCGCCCAAGACGAGTCCGTCGTCCCGGTCATCCGCTCGCGGGTGCCCATCGACGCCGTCAAGCGCGTGGTCGTGCGGCAGGCCCAGGACCTGGAGTCGATGTACTACACGCTCAAGCAGGTGATGAACGACCCCGAGACCCGGGGGACGATTCTGGTGCCGCTGGGCATCCTGTTGCTCATCTACCCGCTCGCGGTGCTCGCGGACTTCCTCGGGCTGCCCGGCGCCGTCCTCGGCGTCTCGTCGGCGGCAGTGGGTCTGTACGCGCTGTTCCGCGGGCTCGGCCTCGAAACCGTCGTCGACGAGGCCGTCGACCGCGTGCGCTCGGGGCTGTACACCGGCAGAGTCACGCTCATCACGTACGTCGTCGCGGCCGCACTGCTCGTCATCGGCGGCGTCGAGGGGATGAACGAACTCGCCGCCGTCCGCGAGAACACGGCCGGGTCGCTGGCGCCCTCGACCATCGTCGCGGCGCTCACGTACGGCGCCGTCCGGTGGTTCGCCGCGGCGGGGCTCACGACGAGTCTCGGCCAGGTCACGGACGAGTACCTCGCCGACCGGTTCCGCTGGCGGTACCTGAACGCGCCGTTCTACGTGCTCTCCATCGCCGCCGTGCTCCACATGCTGTCGGCGTTCTTCCTCGGGTACGTCACGCTCACCGAGCTCGCCGCGGTGCTGACGGCGGGGACGCTGGTGAGCGTGCTGTCGACGCTGACGTTCGCCGTCGTCGAGTCCTGGCGGGCGAAGCGCCGCGGCGACGCTGACGCCGCCTAA
- a CDS encoding radical SAM protein, producing MISKGCEQCAKGGKMVLFVYGYCDQRDCFYCPLGENRKNVQQVYANERPVESDEDVIREAKLMDALGTSITGGEPQEVLDRTCRYLRLLKDEFGEDHHTHLYTGITGGRENMRRLSEAGLDEIRFHPPVEQWGDLHGTEWEDILYIAREEGLTPAFEIPGIRAEQEFLDFLDEGAADFCNVNEFEMSDGNYERMQDEGFELQEDHMSAVDGSKDAILEEMADHEKVYFCTSVFKDAAQHRSRLKRMARNVRREFDDVTEDGTLVYGKTTVSPERIRELGVPEEFYTVKSNHVEVAWWLLEEMVEEGDIDSGEIVEQYPTYDGQVVERTPLA from the coding sequence ATGATCTCGAAGGGCTGCGAGCAGTGCGCGAAGGGCGGCAAGATGGTGCTCTTCGTCTACGGGTACTGCGACCAGCGCGACTGCTTCTACTGCCCGCTGGGCGAGAACCGGAAGAACGTCCAGCAGGTGTACGCCAACGAGCGGCCGGTCGAGAGCGACGAGGACGTGATCCGGGAGGCGAAGCTGATGGACGCGCTCGGCACCTCGATTACGGGCGGCGAGCCCCAGGAGGTGCTGGACCGGACGTGCCGGTACCTCCGCCTGCTCAAGGACGAGTTCGGGGAGGACCACCACACGCACCTCTACACGGGCATCACGGGCGGCCGCGAGAACATGCGCCGCCTCAGCGAGGCCGGCCTCGACGAGATTCGCTTCCACCCGCCGGTCGAGCAGTGGGGCGACCTCCACGGCACCGAGTGGGAGGACATCCTCTACATCGCCCGCGAAGAGGGCCTGACGCCCGCCTTCGAGATTCCCGGCATCCGCGCCGAGCAGGAGTTCCTCGACTTCCTCGACGAGGGCGCAGCCGACTTCTGCAACGTCAACGAGTTCGAGATGAGCGACGGCAACTACGAGCGCATGCAGGACGAGGGCTTCGAGCTCCAGGAGGACCACATGAGCGCGGTCGACGGCTCGAAGGACGCCATCCTCGAGGAGATGGCCGACCACGAGAAGGTGTACTTCTGCACGAGCGTCTTCAAGGACGCTGCGCAGCACCGCTCGCGGCTCAAGCGCATGGCGCGGAACGTCCGCCGGGAGTTCGACGACGTCACCGAGGACGGCACGCTCGTCTACGGGAAGACGACCGTCAGCCCCGAGCGCATCCGCGAACTCGGCGTCCCCGAGGAGTTCTACACGGTGAAGTCCAACCACGTCGAGGTCGCGTGGTGGCTCCTCGAGGAGATGGTCGAGGAGGGCGACATCGACAGCGGCGAGATCGTCGAGCAGTACCCGACGTACGACGGCCAAGTGGTCGAGCGGACGCCGCTGGCGTAG